The Deltaproteobacteria bacterium genome window below encodes:
- a CDS encoding RNA polymerase sigma factor — MAQVRDDFSLLEAWRGGDEPAGRELFERYFDAVYRFFRNKVDDAAEDLVQQTFMGLVQGRDRFRGDASFRTYVFMIARKRLYSYLRDRDRAREPVEDGTTSVADLGLVSPSRAVLVRQEQHLLLQALRRLPIEMQVALELFYWEELGVAEIADVLETPIGTVKSRLQRARVRLDEIIVQLSESDALLKSTMDNFDRWARELQQHLRPQTPPKA, encoded by the coding sequence ATGGCGCAGGTGCGTGACGACTTCAGCCTGCTCGAGGCCTGGCGCGGCGGCGACGAGCCCGCCGGGCGCGAGCTGTTCGAGCGCTACTTCGACGCGGTCTATCGCTTCTTCCGCAACAAGGTCGACGACGCCGCCGAGGACCTCGTGCAGCAGACCTTCATGGGGCTGGTGCAGGGGCGCGATCGCTTCCGTGGCGACGCCAGCTTCCGCACCTACGTCTTCATGATCGCGCGCAAGCGGCTGTACTCGTACCTGCGCGATCGCGATCGCGCGCGCGAGCCGGTCGAAGACGGCACCACCTCGGTCGCCGACCTCGGGCTGGTGTCGCCCTCGCGCGCGGTGTTGGTGCGGCAGGAGCAGCACCTGCTGCTGCAGGCGCTGCGACGGCTGCCGATCGAGATGCAGGTCGCGCTCGAGCTGTTCTACTGGGAGGAGCTCGGCGTGGCCGAGATCGCCGACGTGCTCGAGACACCGATCGGCACCGTCAAGAGCCGTCTGCAGCGCGCGCGTGTGCGGCTCGACGAGATCATCGTGCAGCTGTCCGAGTCCGACGCGCTGCTCAAGAGCACGATGGACAACTTCGATCGCTGGGCGCGCGAGCTGCAGCAGCACCTGCGGCCGCAGACGCCACCCAAGGCGTGA
- a CDS encoding serine/threonine protein kinase: protein MTEPAELPQPRADDPIRLATPRFDDVEAKRARAAVASRIFGGPKQPVHVGRYQVQGRIGKGGMGVVYRAHDPELDRDVAVKLMNPESVGDTETATARARLVREARAMARLAHPNVIHVYDVGAVEDGVFIAMELVDGESLATRIAGGELDWHDILRMYIAAGRGLAAAHGAGIVHRDFKPENVLVGSDGRVRVGDFGLAGAPTPLEGGSGEELPPDASALADTPVAASLTRTGALLGTPKYMAPELERGELASARSDQFSFCVALYEALYGRPPFDGTTVARYRREVRAGRVVAPPFDTKVKPWVHAEIIRGLAADPAQRHPGLGVLLDRLGDALVDPAVARSWWRRTVVLGPLLAAAVGVGVLVGSRSGELEPATLDTGDAIASADPEPLQSREPADDDRPVIPDAAPPSRVPTAGVRGPSVPAGATERGGPQAPEPAAKAPPRGASRDGGLTHERGRKHCYFHEDEKTRVGTSAKRETMILGDQDQCYRCRRTKDAWMIDTLEPKTDCGQFYLCQKEDDEACTPAAPE from the coding sequence GTGACCGAGCCCGCCGAGCTGCCGCAGCCGCGCGCGGACGATCCCATCCGCCTCGCGACGCCGCGCTTCGACGACGTCGAGGCCAAGCGGGCCCGTGCCGCGGTGGCCTCGCGGATCTTCGGCGGGCCCAAGCAGCCGGTCCACGTCGGTCGCTATCAGGTGCAGGGCCGCATCGGCAAGGGCGGCATGGGCGTGGTCTACCGCGCCCACGATCCCGAGCTCGATCGCGACGTCGCGGTCAAGCTGATGAACCCCGAGTCGGTCGGCGACACCGAGACCGCGACCGCACGCGCGCGCCTGGTCCGCGAGGCGCGGGCGATGGCGCGGCTGGCCCACCCCAACGTCATCCACGTCTACGACGTCGGCGCGGTCGAGGACGGGGTCTTCATCGCGATGGAGCTGGTCGACGGTGAGTCGCTCGCAACCCGCATCGCCGGTGGCGAGCTCGACTGGCACGACATCCTGCGCATGTACATCGCCGCGGGGCGCGGGCTCGCAGCGGCCCACGGCGCCGGCATCGTGCACCGCGACTTCAAGCCGGAGAACGTGCTGGTCGGCAGCGACGGACGCGTCCGGGTCGGTGACTTCGGCCTCGCCGGCGCGCCCACGCCGCTCGAGGGCGGCTCGGGAGAGGAGCTGCCGCCCGACGCGAGCGCGCTGGCCGACACGCCGGTGGCGGCCAGCCTCACGCGCACCGGCGCCCTGCTCGGCACGCCGAAGTACATGGCGCCCGAGCTCGAGCGCGGCGAGCTGGCGAGCGCACGCAGCGATCAGTTCAGCTTCTGCGTCGCGCTCTACGAGGCCTTGTACGGCCGGCCGCCGTTCGACGGCACCACCGTCGCCCGCTACCGCCGCGAGGTCCGGGCCGGCCGCGTGGTCGCGCCGCCGTTCGACACCAAGGTCAAGCCGTGGGTCCACGCCGAGATCATCCGCGGCCTCGCGGCCGATCCGGCGCAACGCCACCCCGGCCTCGGCGTGCTGCTCGATCGCCTCGGCGACGCGTTGGTCGATCCCGCGGTCGCGCGTTCGTGGTGGCGGCGCACGGTGGTGCTGGGCCCGCTGCTGGCCGCGGCGGTCGGCGTCGGCGTGCTGGTCGGCTCGCGCAGTGGCGAGCTCGAGCCGGCGACGCTCGACACCGGCGACGCGATTGCCAGCGCCGACCCCGAGCCGCTGCAGTCGCGGGAGCCGGCCGACGACGATCGCCCGGTGATCCCCGACGCCGCACCGCCGTCGCGCGTGCCCACCGCGGGCGTCCGCGGGCCTTCGGTGCCGGCCGGGGCCACCGAGCGCGGCGGGCCGCAGGCCCCCGAGCCGGCCGCCAAGGCCCCGCCGCGCGGCGCCAGTCGTGACGGCGGCCTCACCCACGAACGCGGCCGCAAGCACTGCTACTTCCACGAGGACGAGAAGACCCGCGTCGGCACGTCGGCCAAGCGCGAGACCATGATCCTCGGCGACCAGGATCAGTGTTATCGCTGTCGGCGGACCAAGGACGCGTGGATGATCGACACGCTCGAGCCCAAGACCGATTGCGGTCAGTTCTACCTCTGTCAGAAAGAGGACGACGAGGCGTGCACGCCCGCCGCACCCGAGTAG
- a CDS encoding M1 family metallopeptidase produces MSLRTPSSAPPLAFARRSRRLQAALALVMASACGPTVPAAPAPTPEPSSPLREPAMLGVVPADARVQQWSIRATLDEQAHRIDGHATLRWRNTSRVAVDRMPLHLYMNAFRAPDTTWMVQGRGRHRGNAPHEPGGWGYVDVRSVSRIDAARERAAIPLVMTEQAEPTLGELRFDRPLAPGDTIELELDFVTQLPQVFARTGYRGDFHMVGQWFPKPGVLQPDGSWRAHPFTYHSEFYSDFGDYDVVLDVPSRFVVGATGIQVEQHDDGVRQQLRYRAELVHDFAWTADPDYLVYTAQHDGIRIRQLLHPEHAFSVAAHEDAQRAALDSMQRRFGPYPWSTITIVHPPDGAEGAAGMEYPTLFTTSAVQPIAWPVRALGLEERVSGVFTTVHEFGHQYFQGLLASDEYSQPWLDEGMNTTSNALVLEDRDGVDGWVVRVGPLSLFADDFVRLAQHDVDTLQSIDQDADAFSPVIGGYGGTVYRRTAALMLTLRNVVGHEAFDRALHDYAIAQRFAHPTGADLERALVDGIGAHVVLGTADPDDPATAQVRFDVAAYLATGLRDTAEVDYRVHAIVNRKAVAAGGWHRNDEGVLVGGEPPDTEGAADEAVVVIHRRGDFVVPVELAITLDDDTVVRRIWSGAKRTLTLEFAGHHVQSVRIDPEGKLLLEAHRLDNARVAPGAGVDDGLSGPLGAAAEAAALLVLVGVGP; encoded by the coding sequence TTGTCCCTGCGCACTCCCAGCTCCGCGCCCCCGCTCGCGTTCGCTCGCCGCAGCCGTCGTCTGCAGGCCGCGCTCGCGCTCGTGATGGCGTCGGCCTGTGGTCCCACCGTGCCGGCTGCGCCCGCGCCGACCCCGGAGCCGAGCTCGCCGCTGCGCGAGCCCGCCATGCTCGGTGTGGTGCCGGCCGACGCGCGCGTGCAGCAGTGGTCGATCCGCGCCACCCTCGACGAGCAGGCCCATCGCATCGACGGCCACGCGACGCTGCGGTGGCGCAACACCAGCCGCGTCGCCGTCGACCGCATGCCGCTGCACCTCTATATGAACGCGTTCCGGGCCCCGGACACCACCTGGATGGTGCAGGGCCGCGGACGCCACCGCGGCAACGCGCCCCACGAGCCCGGCGGCTGGGGCTACGTCGACGTCCGCAGCGTCAGCCGCATCGACGCCGCCCGCGAGCGCGCCGCGATTCCCCTGGTGATGACCGAGCAGGCCGAGCCGACCCTCGGCGAGCTGCGCTTCGATCGCCCGCTCGCGCCCGGTGACACCATCGAGCTCGAGCTCGACTTCGTGACCCAGCTGCCGCAGGTGTTCGCGCGCACCGGCTACCGCGGCGACTTCCACATGGTCGGGCAGTGGTTCCCCAAGCCCGGCGTGCTGCAGCCCGATGGCAGCTGGCGCGCGCACCCGTTCACCTACCACAGCGAGTTCTACAGCGACTTCGGCGACTACGACGTGGTGCTCGACGTGCCGTCGCGCTTCGTGGTCGGCGCGACCGGCATCCAGGTCGAGCAGCACGACGACGGCGTGCGGCAGCAGCTGCGCTACCGCGCCGAGCTGGTGCACGACTTCGCGTGGACCGCCGATCCCGACTACTTGGTCTACACCGCCCAGCACGACGGCATCCGCATCCGGCAGCTGCTGCACCCCGAGCACGCGTTCTCGGTCGCCGCCCACGAGGACGCGCAGCGGGCCGCGCTCGACAGCATGCAGCGGCGCTTCGGGCCCTACCCGTGGAGCACGATCACCATCGTGCATCCGCCCGACGGCGCCGAGGGGGCTGCGGGCATGGAGTACCCGACGCTGTTCACGACCAGCGCGGTGCAGCCGATCGCGTGGCCGGTGCGGGCGCTGGGCCTGGAGGAGCGCGTCAGCGGCGTGTTCACCACCGTGCACGAGTTCGGCCACCAGTACTTCCAGGGCCTGCTGGCCTCCGACGAGTACAGCCAGCCGTGGCTCGACGAGGGCATGAACACCACCAGCAACGCGCTCGTGCTCGAGGATCGCGATGGGGTCGACGGCTGGGTGGTGCGGGTCGGCCCGCTGTCGCTCTTCGCCGACGACTTCGTGCGCCTGGCCCAGCACGACGTCGACACCCTGCAGAGCATCGATCAGGACGCCGACGCGTTCTCGCCGGTCATCGGGGGCTACGGCGGCACCGTCTACCGCCGCACCGCCGCGCTCATGCTGACGCTGCGCAACGTGGTCGGCCACGAGGCCTTCGATCGCGCGCTGCACGACTATGCGATCGCGCAGCGCTTCGCCCACCCCACCGGCGCCGATCTCGAGCGTGCGTTGGTCGACGGCATCGGCGCCCACGTGGTGCTCGGCACCGCCGACCCCGACGATCCCGCGACCGCGCAGGTCCGCTTCGATGTCGCGGCCTACCTCGCCACCGGCCTGCGCGACACCGCCGAGGTCGACTACCGCGTGCACGCGATCGTCAACCGCAAGGCGGTCGCCGCCGGCGGCTGGCACCGCAACGACGAGGGCGTGCTGGTCGGCGGCGAGCCGCCCGACACCGAGGGTGCGGCCGACGAGGCGGTGGTGGTGATCCACCGCCGCGGCGACTTCGTGGTGCCGGTCGAGCTGGCGATCACGCTCGACGACGACACCGTCGTGCGGCGCATCTGGTCGGGTGCGAAGCGCACGCTGACGCTCGAGTTCGCCGGCCACCACGTGCAGTCGGTACGCATCGACCCCGAGGGCAAGCTGCTGCTCGAGGCCCACCGCCTCGACAACGCCCGCGTCGCCCCCGGCGCCGGGGTCGACGACGGGCTGTCGGGGCCGCTGGGCGCCGCCGCCGAGGCGGCCGCGTTGCTGGTGCTGGTGGGGGTCGGACCATGA
- the tsaE gene encoding tRNA (adenosine(37)-N6)-threonylcarbamoyltransferase complex ATPase subunit type 1 TsaE, with protein MTWPLQLRAIDESTLATFARALGQQLRHGPGVAEAGALLLLSGPMGAGKTTFTRALSIGLGVTRPDRVCSPTFNLCREHDGPLPLVHVDLCRLGELGGDDEGSAAFEALGLDELFARAAAGACVLAIEWAQLLPVPPVGALSLTLARGAAPHLRALEAAGVTAWERPLAAAWAACTAEPPP; from the coding sequence ATGACGTGGCCGCTGCAGCTGCGCGCGATCGACGAGTCGACCCTCGCCACGTTCGCGCGCGCGCTCGGTCAGCAGCTGCGCCACGGCCCGGGGGTCGCCGAGGCCGGCGCGCTGCTGCTGTTGTCGGGCCCGATGGGCGCCGGCAAGACCACGTTCACGCGCGCGCTGTCGATCGGCCTGGGCGTGACGCGACCCGATCGCGTGTGCAGCCCGACCTTCAACCTGTGCCGCGAGCACGACGGGCCGCTGCCGCTGGTGCACGTGGATCTGTGCCGGCTCGGCGAGCTCGGTGGCGACGACGAGGGCAGCGCTGCGTTCGAGGCACTCGGCCTCGACGAGCTGTTCGCCCGCGCGGCCGCAGGCGCGTGCGTGCTGGCGATCGAGTGGGCGCAGCTGTTGCCGGTGCCACCGGTCGGCGCGCTGTCGCTGACGCTCGCGCGGGGGGCCGCGCCGCACCTGCGTGCGCTCGAGGCCGCTGGCGTGACGGCGTGGGAGCGCCCCCTCGCGGCCGCTTGGGCCGCGTGCACGGCCGAACCGCCACCGTGA
- a CDS encoding trypsin-like serine protease: protein MPTTKLRPHARLAALALATACDVDNHTDGVDPEPSSPRIRQGWDDVDGPFANASVRLNRPGGGTCTGTLIARNRVLTANHCLTGSITSTETKLGLWAGAFKESPYGAAAGKWAKAVGGAIEIGIGLDDSSFATQHVTATAGWVRHLGPILEDEADSDVAVLELSEHVPVGVGPGHWNVRPVHPWEPGRSCPSDFEGRYSGWGLVDDGAGLATRRQAYQEDASCEDGVCEIGFAFEAYHGILPGDSGGPLFTTDATPLVCGVASQTESAPWGRTAVWTSTNDPDTADFIRDTSFSTATGLWSGECGGPDSDGDGVGDACDNCPSTPNPTQRNSDADGRGDHCDNCPSIANGDQKNANLFAEIETFGAPPSPPPSATFLGEKYPGDVCDPHPVTRLANTYDRFDDPDTDGRRIPCEFAHEPICGGTPSGGTCGVSYGNVIVAEPVVGSTAPTLGTTRMMYCDCAPGYDIYTCAFGSGCDRDDVGAASYGWKPMTLIDANTGAGITPIKGYVDTAHAAIQPDASGPKSAKSFRWGWAYWNDLLLSPVLPGTSYAVFDGWVWSWVKNYGPSGGGYGLLPTGDTNAQRRRQHLTRMHVDEVTMPSFPLPCPTIEVVRMPLIDFDEDPFDIPCTGCDEADAGWFTAIPQEDGPWSGATAISATHGSFDAMGKLDWELVRAMRDPELRTVCASDGAGTASGTAIGVVLDAGGRVFGTIRADQPIHLGASIASDPLQPQQAPAPAAFSLRRQELALFERDPQGRALLRTVDLAAGSTEYEYFVGDLQPDDVRALAYDASDDAYYAVERTDGEFGARLLRFPRGRTVELVGAWPDAHRFEEFALTIGPNGELVLTSSGPWQVMVSLLTFDREGVRLWQQAFAQDLLASPAILNGGALRYAAQRWQDAPVVRTIAELDAEPQELDIRAMEGAF from the coding sequence GCACTCGCGACCGCCTGCGATGTCGACAACCACACCGATGGCGTCGACCCCGAACCGTCGTCGCCACGCATCCGCCAGGGCTGGGACGACGTCGACGGGCCGTTCGCCAATGCATCGGTGCGACTGAACCGACCCGGCGGCGGCACCTGTACCGGCACGCTGATCGCCCGCAACCGCGTGCTCACGGCCAACCACTGCCTGACGGGATCGATCACCTCCACCGAGACCAAGCTGGGTCTATGGGCCGGCGCGTTCAAGGAGAGCCCCTACGGCGCGGCCGCGGGCAAGTGGGCGAAGGCGGTCGGCGGCGCGATCGAGATCGGCATCGGCCTCGACGACTCGTCGTTCGCCACGCAGCACGTGACGGCAACCGCAGGTTGGGTGCGGCATCTCGGCCCGATCCTCGAGGACGAAGCCGACTCGGACGTCGCGGTGCTCGAGCTGTCCGAACACGTGCCCGTCGGCGTGGGACCGGGGCACTGGAACGTACGACCGGTGCACCCGTGGGAGCCCGGCCGCAGCTGCCCATCCGACTTCGAGGGGCGCTACAGCGGCTGGGGCCTCGTCGACGACGGGGCCGGGCTGGCGACCCGACGCCAGGCGTATCAGGAAGACGCGTCGTGCGAGGACGGCGTCTGCGAGATCGGCTTCGCCTTCGAGGCGTACCACGGGATCCTCCCGGGCGACTCGGGCGGTCCGCTGTTCACCACCGACGCCACGCCGCTGGTCTGTGGCGTCGCCTCACAGACCGAGTCGGCGCCCTGGGGCCGAACGGCGGTGTGGACCTCGACCAACGATCCGGACACGGCCGACTTCATCCGCGACACCTCGTTCTCCACCGCGACGGGGCTGTGGTCGGGCGAATGCGGCGGGCCTGACAGCGACGGCGACGGCGTGGGCGATGCTTGCGACAACTGCCCATCGACGCCGAATCCGACCCAGCGCAACTCCGACGCCGACGGCCGCGGCGATCACTGCGACAACTGTCCCAGCATCGCGAACGGTGACCAGAAGAACGCCAACCTCTTCGCCGAGATCGAGACCTTCGGCGCGCCGCCGTCTCCACCGCCGAGTGCGACATTCCTGGGCGAGAAGTACCCCGGCGACGTCTGCGATCCGCACCCCGTGACCCGACTCGCGAACACCTACGATCGCTTCGACGATCCCGACACCGACGGTCGACGCATACCCTGCGAGTTCGCACACGAGCCGATCTGCGGCGGCACGCCGAGCGGTGGTACCTGCGGCGTGTCCTACGGCAACGTCATCGTGGCGGAGCCCGTGGTCGGGAGCACGGCGCCGACGTTGGGCACCACGCGAATGATGTACTGCGACTGCGCGCCCGGCTACGACATCTACACCTGTGCGTTCGGCTCGGGCTGCGATCGCGACGACGTCGGTGCTGCAAGCTATGGCTGGAAGCCGATGACGCTGATCGACGCCAATACCGGCGCAGGCATCACGCCGATCAAAGGCTACGTCGACACCGCCCACGCCGCGATTCAACCCGATGCCAGCGGGCCGAAGTCGGCCAAGAGCTTCCGCTGGGGCTGGGCCTACTGGAACGATCTGCTGCTGTCGCCCGTGCTGCCCGGCACCAGCTACGCGGTATTCGACGGCTGGGTGTGGTCGTGGGTGAAGAACTACGGCCCGAGTGGCGGCGGCTACGGGCTGCTCCCCACCGGCGACACCAACGCGCAGCGACGTCGCCAGCACCTCACGCGCATGCACGTCGACGAGGTCACGATGCCGTCGTTTCCGCTGCCGTGTCCGACCATCGAGGTCGTCCGCATGCCGCTCATCGACTTCGACGAGGATCCGTTCGACATCCCGTGCACCGGCTGCGACGAAGCCGATGCGGGGTGGTTCACGGCGATTCCACAGGAGGACGGGCCGTGGAGCGGGGCCACGGCGATCTCCGCGACCCACGGCTCGTTCGACGCGATGGGCAAGCTCGACTGGGAGCTCGTCCGCGCCATGCGGGATCCGGAGCTCCGGACCGTGTGCGCGAGCGACGGCGCGGGCACAGCGTCTGGCACCGCCATCGGAGTCGTGCTCGATGCCGGTGGCCGCGTGTTCGGGACGATCCGCGCCGACCAGCCCATCCATCTCGGAGCGTCGATTGCCAGCGATCCGCTGCAGCCGCAGCAAGCCCCGGCGCCGGCCGCGTTCTCGCTGCGTCGGCAGGAGCTCGCGCTGTTCGAGCGCGATCCCCAGGGCCGCGCCCTGCTGCGCACCGTCGATCTCGCCGCCGGCAGCACCGAGTACGAGTACTTCGTCGGTGATCTCCAGCCCGACGACGTGCGTGCCCTGGCCTACGACGCCAGCGACGACGCATACTACGCGGTCGAGCGCACCGACGGAGAATTCGGCGCACGCCTGCTGCGATTCCCGCGAGGTCGCACCGTCGAGCTCGTGGGTGCGTGGCCCGACGCACATCGCTTCGAGGAGTTCGCGCTCACGATCGGTCCCAACGGCGAGCTGGTGCTGACGTCGTCGGGACCGTGGCAGGTGATGGTCTCGCTGCTGACGTTCGATCGCGAGGGCGTGCGGCTGTGGCAACAGGCGTTCGCCCAAGACCTGCTGGCCTCGCCGGCGATCCTGAACGGCGGCGCGCTGCGCTACGCCGCCCAGCGCTGGCAGGACGCGCCGGTGGTCCGCACGATCGCGGAACTCGACGCCGAGCCCCAAGAGCTCGACATCCGCGCGATGGAAGGTGCGTTCTGA